gcttgtaTTCTTCTTTTATAGCATTTCAGAACAACTGTTTTAGAGAAGTtgctaaataaaaaattgaagaaaCTCTTTCAAAGTGAAATAAAGGCTTCATTTTAAAGCTGGCAGTATGAAGATAAAATTTGTACTTGGGTGTCGAGGGGGCCTGAGAATACCAAGCTAACACCTCCCTTTAGAGAATGGAGACCCAAGGAATGGCAGAAGGAGGCATCAGCACACTACTTCTCTGTACCAGTATCTTGAGAAGCTGCTGGCAATTATAGTTTAAAGTGATGGCTGTGCAGGCACAATGCTGGAATACAGCCTTGTTGAGCCCTGCAGGCTCTCTGAACCTCTCCATTCAGTCCTAACACACAAAGAATATTCTCTGTTCACCTCTGCAATTCATAATGGGCCCTTGACATTACTAGTCCAACAAAGCCAAGAGGTTACCTCAGCCTAACGGGCAGAGAGATTCTGTCTCAGCAGTATGCACAAGCAATCCTTGTTCCTTTCTGAACAAAAATTTTGGGAGACCTATTTGTGATCCCAAATTTAAATTCTACCCTCAGAACGTACAATGATGCCCGTCAGAGTCGCTTGGCTGGTTCCATTCATGCTTATTCACTGAGGTGGCTGGGTGCCCATTCACATGGTACCAGAGTATTTTCACTGTGCTGAACTGCCAAGAAGAACAGGTTTAGAAGAATAATCTGCACAGTGTTCAAGCTCCTGCTCTTCTGAAGAAAGCTTTTTTCCAGCACTTTTTTAACACTACACATTTATTTAGTCTAAGAGCTTTTGACAAGTTACAATTCTGAAAAAACATTGCTAGAAGTAATAGACTGACCTAAGTCACATAAATGCTGCTTTCCCCTAACAGCACAAGTAATAACATCAGAGGTGTTTCAAAGAGACAATGTCCTTTTTGCCTGTCCTTTTTGTCAGATCCCCACCTTTATTTCGCAGGGCTTTTGTAAGCACCACAATCTGCTGAAAAAGTAACCTTCCACAATGCCTAAACAACAGGCTCCATCCCAAAAGGTACTGTGCAAACCCCCTTTCATATGGTAACAAAGAGCATGTCAAATACAGCTCCCAACAAATTCTGTGTCCACTCCACCACTGTGCAACCCGTTACAGATACTAGGACTGTATCTGAATGGATTTGTGGGCACATTAGTGGCAAGTATATCACAGCTGCAGCAACAGCAATGCTATCTGCACTGAGGCAGTGACAATAAAGATTTCCCTCCCAGTAGCACATTATTGAGCTTGGGAAAGGGTAAATCATTTACATTGCAGTCAAGCTGCTGCACAATTCTAAGTATAACCTGGCATGGttagtttttgcttttttttcccataccCACTCTGTCTCACTACAAGGGGGAGAAGAAACTCCTAACACTAATTGCCAGGTTAttatgtaaaaagaaaacatgaccATTACAGCTCCCACCAATGGCTTGCTTGGACTTCCTCAGAAGTCACTATGGCTTTCCTAAAATTTAATGAGATTGCATTCACAAAGATGTGCTGTTACTTCTAAGCATACATGCTATCAGCCCATATACCAAAAGTTTTGttcaaaaaaatgtaaatggaaCATTCCAAAAAGGTACAGTTGTAAGTGGAGGCACTGCAAATGTCTGTGTCATTGTAGAAAAGAGACCATCTCCAGATCAAGCAGGCTGTGACCTCACTGCACATGaaaaactagaaagaaaatCTACAAGATCAACTTTGTTACAGATGAATATTTATTGACAGTTATTATTGGTCTCACAGAAAGTGTATGTAAGTACACATGGACAGTTTCCATACCATACTAACATACAATTTTCTACTTGCAAGGGACCTTGCTGAATACAATGTGTTACTTTATCCATAATCATTCCTATAGGCTTTTTCTTGGATACGTAACACCATTCTCCGAGCATAAAAATCCCTGTATTCCTCAGGTAGTTCTTCAAGTGTTTTCAAGGCTCTGTCCAAGATCTGTATAGCTCTAGAGGCTGCCATGGGATCTTTATTTCCATAAGTGTCAGTCTTATCATAGGACTCAGCAGGAAGATGCTTCCAAAAGACATTCAGTGCCACTCCAAATTCCTCAGAAAGTACATTATGGAACCACAAAGCTGTAGGAAGAACAGTGTCtagaataaaaattactgtcCATAACTTCCATGTGACTCCATGCAGGTGTCAGAATTGCCCAAACTAAATCTAGAAAAGCCTCAactactgtatttttattgatttataaATATCCATATGAATATATTGCATTGTACCAAATTTGCAAAGTTTTTCAAGACACTTATGCTGATCCATAACTTTTCATAAAAGTAACAATTGCTGAAGTGTAGAGGTACTCAAATGTAAGCAAAGGATAAGCATGTGTAGGATGAAAGAAAGATACCTTCCCTCGCTCATCTCCACTCTAAATGCTGGTATCTATTTTCACTTAGTCCCTAACCTTGCACACACTGTCCAGGCTTTAATGTAAACCACCAGCATCAGCCAGGTCACTCAGGCAGGTTGCTAATCTTCTCATAATGAAGGCAGGAGGTTTTTCAGCTGAATCATCATGACATTGGTAAGGAAGCCAAGACATCTTTGTTTCTCGGAGTACATTTAAACAATCAGTTTAATATGGTATATTTAGGATATCTGAATTTCAAACTAAAAGTCTGAATGCTGTGTTTATTGTATCTTATTTGCCTGTAGGTGCTGAAGACATAGAAAAGTTTATTCTGAGAAATCAACATCAAGTTTCTTCCAGGTTAGGAAGAGGGGCTGCTTCTACCTTCTTCATAATAACCACATACATTCCtcaaaaaacatctttttttttttttcaatgataTGCACTGCAGGATGCTAACAAAGCACCATTCTCTGGACTTAAAAACCCCTGTACTCTCCAGTCAGTCTTAAGAGAGCTGAGTGTGTCTCAAGTTTGACTCTGCTTACCCACTGGCAAAGACAAACAAGTATCTGGATTTCATAAACAGAAGGGATGCTGacaacagcagcagtgtgacATACAACTATCTAACTGTAACCAAAAGTTTATTTAGGAAGAAACATAAAGGTAAGTTCAAAATAAAGTAACAAGTCCAAGGTTaagaaactattaaaaaaataacttcctAAAAACCTATTACCTTCTTGTTTACTGACTTGTTTATATTGCCCAGGTAATGTAAAAGTGACAGGGTAAGTCACATCTGCTGCAAGCTCATGatgagttaaaataaaattagtaacAAGGAGGAGTAGTTCAATAGGAGTAATTCAAATGTCTTTCCCTGACTACCAGAATTCGTCATGTCAGCCCAGGAAGCAGCTTTCTTCCTGTgcagaaaaattattagaaCTTGTCTTTCCATTCCCCAAAGATGATTATAAATCTTAAGAAGGTCCAATAACCAGCCATAATTCTCATCAGACCATGTGCCCCACAGTACTTAAGTGCCAGAGCtacagaagaacagaaatggTATTTCACTCAAATTGTGTTACTAAAAAACTCAGGTCACTGAAgttatttcagatttcagaagGTAAGTTTATAGTATTAGTCTATTAAGACACAAATTCAGGAACATAGAATGTACACTTGAGGGAAAGTAAGATTTGTAGGTAGATATAATAATACTGTTTTTCAGGTTAATTTTTGGAAGAAGTAAATGAGTTTTGCCAACATCTGTCAATACTCCTACTTATAACAGAGAAATGCTTTAGTAACCTCTTCCCATgtccagaaattaaaaacaagactGTTTAATATCATGCCATGGTCAGGAACTATTTGCTACTTACCTGGAATAAATAACACATCTCCTGCTTCCAAAACACATTGATATCGCTCGGCTTTCACAAAAAGGGGATATTTCTCCAAGTCTGGGTTATCCACATCCAGCACCACTGATTTAGTACCTAGGAAAGtttcagtgaataaattttCCCACTCTTTCAATAGTAACAAAGCATTATCATATTGCTGGAAATGGCAGTTCTTGAATCAACTTTAGCACTGGTTTATTTCTCAAAGCCAGGGAAATCTGATGGCACCCCTCATTTACTGAAGGTATGTTCTCTGTTGTCTGTATTTGTTCTGTAACTGCAACAGTATTATAACACCAAAAACCACTTTTCCTGacatttaaaaaagcattttgaacCCAGACAGAATATTTTACTCCTTCACTTAGGTGTTGAAAATAATCAGGCAAAGCTGCTGTTCTCTCTAGCTTTGACTAAAGCACACAAAATCAGAGTTAAAGGAACAAATTACTTCTTTTATACCAAGTCATCTGTTAGTGATTATTTTCTACAGTGCAACACTTGTGAGCTGAAAAGCTAAGATCACCAAACTCTGACATGCATACctgataaatataaatatggtGCATCTCGAGGACTGTACAAAACAACTCGTTTTTTCCCTGTGACTTGGATTAAGAAGTTGTCCATTACCTGGGATGAGCATAATAATAGAGATGTCAGCCAAAAGCTGAGTGGATAAATATATAGATTTCAACTGATCTAattattaaaaaagagaattaataaAACCTTCATGTTAAGAATTAtcttataaataaatttattcagaaCTCACTGCACAATGTTAGAAGATAATCTTATTTGGAATCTATTGCATTGTAGCCAGAAACCACTACAATCATTGCACAGTTGGCAGTGTATCATACAATTAGAATTTATCTTAATCTGGCCAttagggtgaaaaaaaaagaaggaaagtaaTGTTGAAGACAAAAATGTTGAAAGTTACTGTGTTTCAGATTTTCAACTGAAACTcaaaacagttaaaaaacaggaaacaaaataaaatatcatttaatCTTAAAAATCTGGAATTAGACATAAACCCAGTTAAGATATTATGCCCAAGCAATGCAACATTTAAAATTCACCATGCCACTGAATGTGGTtcattttactattttaaaatatgtgaagTTTGTTACTATTCTCTAATCTTTGGCAGAGATCTGTACCTTATTATCTGAACTCTATAAAGCCATCTGAAACATTTTAGGCTAAACCCATGTATTACCTACATCATAATGTGTCCATAACTGTAATCCAGCTGAGCTGATGCGGAAAACACTAGAGAAAAACTGTTCCTTCTCAAAATACTCTGGAATATGAACATCTTCTGCTAAAATAGGAAACTGCTTCCTGATGTCTGCAATATCCTGAAACAGAAAGGCATAACTCTTAGAGAACCACCTATGCACATTTAAATGGGAGAGCATTTCACAATAATTTCCAGTCATATGAAATGGGGTTAAAACTTCTGCACTGGCAAACACCTGAAATCAGCAATGCTTTTCAGCATTGACTTGCTCAACACCATTAATAAGAACAGCCAGAGAGCTGCCCTTAACCATGGCTGCTAAGAATCACACTGAAGGAGCAAGAGATCAACATAAATCCTTTTCTGTTAGTTTGCAACAAAAGCTAAAGACAGAGAATTTAACAATGCACTCTTCAGTGATCAGCTTAGCTCCCATGCAACAGCAACTGTTTTAGACACATTGAAGTAGTCTGACCTAAATCCAGTCAGATTCACATACGATGTGACCGTAAGTAAGCTGTATGACAacaggctttaaaaaatatttctaaactGCAACTTTACAGTATTAGAACTGTAATCTCCAGTAACTTACCTTCCTAACATCTTCACCCACTGATCGCAAATAGTATTTTTCATCctgaagagaacaaaaaaaagataatggtttggggttttttaataagaatTACCAAAACACTTAAACAAAGAGCttgtattttctcatttatgtAATGCagagttttattaaaatatggTACAAATAAAGGGCATCTACAAATTCAGCTACTTTGTTATACTGCCCTTTACTGATCCCCGCAGTTTACTTtgagaaatatgaaaaaataa
This genomic stretch from Oenanthe melanoleuca isolate GR-GAL-2019-014 chromosome 7, OMel1.0, whole genome shotgun sequence harbors:
- the TYW5 gene encoding tRNA wybutosine-synthesizing protein 5 isoform X1; this encodes MERRERAAAAVERLHGVTRERFLRDIYPRRKPVVLTGLELGTCTTKWTTEYLSQAEGSKEVKIHVSAVPQMDFLSKNFVYRTLPFDVFVRRAAEVKHKEYFLTEDEKYYLRSVGEDVRKDIADIRKQFPILAEDVHIPEYFEKEQFFSSVFRISSAGLQLWTHYDVMDNFLIQVTGKKRVVLYSPRDAPYLYLSGTKSVVLDVDNPDLEKYPLFVKAERYQCVLEAGDVLFIPALWFHNVLSEEFGVALNVFWKHLPAESYDKTDTYGNKDPMAASRAIQILDRALKTLEELPEEYRDFYARRMVLRIQEKAYRNDYG
- the TYW5 gene encoding tRNA wybutosine-synthesizing protein 5 isoform X2: MERRERAAAAVERLHGRKPVVLTGLELGTCTTKWTTEYLSQAEGSKEVKIHVSAVPQMDFLSKNFVYRTLPFDVFVRRAAEVKHKEYFLTEDEKYYLRSVGEDVRKDIADIRKQFPILAEDVHIPEYFEKEQFFSSVFRISSAGLQLWTHYDVMDNFLIQVTGKKRVVLYSPRDAPYLYLSGTKSVVLDVDNPDLEKYPLFVKAERYQCVLEAGDVLFIPALWFHNVLSEEFGVALNVFWKHLPAESYDKTDTYGNKDPMAASRAIQILDRALKTLEELPEEYRDFYARRMVLRIQEKAYRNDYG